In Populus nigra chromosome 1, ddPopNigr1.1, whole genome shotgun sequence, one genomic interval encodes:
- the LOC133683652 gene encoding glycine-rich RNA-binding protein 4, mitochondrial-like, which yields MAFFNKLGSLARQSISQKGQVPMVSMLNSIRCMSSSKLFIGGLPWSTDDHTLKEAFSGYGEVIEARVIMDRETGRSRGFGFVSYDSSESASEAQSAMDGQELGGRNVRVSLAEERSRPPRSYNDDYQGNRGYDN from the exons ATGGCATTCTTTAACAAGCTCGGAAGCCTAGCGAGGCAGTCAATTTCCCAGAAGGGGCAAGTTCCAATGGTGTCCATGTTGAACTCTATTCGCTGCATGTCTTCATCCAAGCTTTTCATTGGAG GGCTTCCATGGTCAACTGATGACCATACGCTTAAGGAAGCATTTTCTGGCTATGGGGAAGTGATAGAGG CAAGGGTTATCATGGATAGAGAGACTGGAAGATCTCGTGGATTTGGGTTTGTTAGTTATGATAGCAGTGAATCTGCCAGTGAAGCACAATCAGCAATGGATGGCCAG GAGCTGGGTGGGAGAAATGTTCGCGTGTCCCTTGCTGAGGAAAGGAGCCGGCCACCACGATCTTACAATGACGATTACCAAGGGAATCGAGGTTATGATAATTGA